A section of the Hirschia baltica ATCC 49814 genome encodes:
- a CDS encoding sensor histidine kinase NtrY-like: protein MRTPRIKLISPTNYGPVGTAVLRALFAISAIVATFATYLSVADVGNTSTAGSPMMTWLLVANLFIILILAAALMARIYRLFRENRSTQGGARLRLRIIALFGLAAMVPTIIAALLGTLINRSVENWFSERVYAVIENASDAANASFTAVISDVRSNVTEAAKDLNDASVVAAFTEAPLQFKEFLTAESQLRNLPVLAIYNSQKEIVFSTQNDTPLTIGPMSELNWIAAKNGKDAVSVSEDFVVSTLTRLTAYPNAYLYSASQGPISVGKQLKATQAGLEEYRAAGLRKDSLRTVFVLSYIESALLVLLGTAWLGMYAAGQIATPIGDLAAAARSVRDGDLSVRLDRPKGRDEIDDLSQAFNQMTMRLSRQRRDLDSARLEAEGRSEFIETVLSGVEAGVIRVDPLFKITLANASAGRLLELSSEMLQGALLHEVAPEFLSALRKAVESSEAIGSNIQITSGRGTRDIHVRISPEAEMSGFVVTFHDTTRLVAGQRQAAWKDVARRIAHEIRNPLTPIQLSAERIQRRFGKQITIDKDTFDSCTDTILRQVGDIGRMVEEFSSFARMPKPTLAPFDLNELVQNIAFAQRLASPTVAIVATVPEQKSMMTGDERLLGQALTNIIKNARESVERHILTGEIKVGSVSINLEVMSEKAILTVRDTGVGFPVEDRSRLLEPYVTTRETGVGLGLAIVSRIVEDHGGEITLGDNELAESGARVNISLPLTVLNEDEELTPSSEGVA, encoded by the coding sequence ATGCGAACCCCTAGAATAAAACTCATATCTCCAACAAATTATGGTCCTGTAGGGACTGCTGTGCTGCGTGCTCTATTTGCGATTTCTGCAATCGTAGCTACTTTCGCGACGTACCTATCTGTTGCTGATGTCGGGAACACATCTACGGCCGGCAGCCCCATGATGACATGGCTTCTTGTGGCCAATCTGTTCATTATCTTGATACTTGCTGCTGCATTAATGGCGAGGATCTATCGACTTTTTCGAGAGAATAGAAGCACCCAAGGTGGCGCCAGACTTCGACTAAGAATTATTGCATTATTCGGGCTAGCTGCAATGGTTCCTACGATAATCGCAGCGTTACTTGGGACACTAATAAACAGAAGTGTCGAGAATTGGTTCTCTGAAAGAGTATACGCCGTAATCGAAAATGCTTCCGATGCTGCAAATGCTTCCTTTACAGCGGTCATAAGTGATGTGCGGAGTAATGTAACTGAAGCGGCAAAAGACTTAAATGATGCGTCAGTGGTAGCTGCGTTTACGGAAGCTCCTTTGCAGTTCAAAGAATTTTTGACAGCGGAATCTCAATTGAGAAATCTTCCCGTACTTGCCATTTACAATTCTCAGAAGGAAATAGTATTTTCAACGCAAAATGACACACCTCTGACAATAGGGCCGATGTCCGAGCTAAACTGGATTGCCGCAAAAAATGGCAAAGACGCAGTGAGTGTTTCAGAAGACTTTGTAGTGAGTACGCTTACACGGCTTACAGCTTATCCAAATGCATACCTATATAGCGCGAGCCAAGGTCCGATTTCGGTCGGTAAACAACTAAAAGCAACACAAGCAGGTTTAGAAGAATATCGGGCTGCTGGACTTCGAAAAGACAGTTTAAGAACAGTTTTTGTGCTGTCTTACATCGAGTCAGCTTTACTCGTCCTTTTAGGCACAGCTTGGTTGGGGATGTATGCCGCTGGGCAAATTGCAACGCCAATCGGAGATTTAGCAGCAGCGGCTAGGTCAGTACGAGACGGTGATCTATCGGTGCGATTGGATCGTCCTAAAGGTCGAGATGAAATAGACGACCTTTCTCAAGCGTTCAACCAGATGACTATGCGTTTATCACGCCAAAGAAGAGATCTAGACTCTGCTAGGCTAGAAGCAGAAGGGCGTTCTGAATTTATTGAGACGGTGTTATCGGGTGTTGAAGCAGGCGTTATACGCGTAGACCCGCTCTTTAAAATAACACTCGCTAATGCGTCAGCCGGTAGATTATTAGAGCTATCGTCTGAAATGCTTCAGGGCGCTCTATTACATGAAGTCGCACCGGAATTCTTATCTGCCCTCCGCAAAGCTGTAGAATCTAGTGAAGCAATAGGATCTAATATTCAGATTACGTCTGGTCGAGGAACTAGAGATATTCACGTTCGAATTTCTCCTGAAGCTGAAATGAGTGGCTTTGTCGTTACATTCCATGATACGACCAGATTGGTCGCTGGGCAAAGGCAAGCCGCATGGAAAGATGTAGCTCGCAGAATTGCGCATGAAATTAGAAATCCGCTAACACCAATACAGCTTTCTGCCGAACGGATACAAAGGCGTTTTGGCAAACAAATTACTATAGATAAGGACACTTTTGATAGCTGTACCGACACGATCTTGCGTCAAGTTGGAGATATTGGTCGCATGGTTGAAGAATTTTCTTCTTTTGCACGTATGCCAAAACCGACTTTAGCTCCGTTTGACTTGAATGAGCTTGTTCAAAATATTGCATTTGCACAACGTTTGGCATCACCTACAGTTGCTATTGTTGCTACAGTTCCAGAACAAAAAAGTATGATGACAGGCGATGAACGTCTGCTTGGTCAAGCGCTAACAAACATCATCAAAAATGCACGTGAATCTGTCGAACGGCACATACTCACTGGTGAGATTAAAGTTGGTTCTGTTTCTATAAATCTGGAAGTTATGTCTGAAAAAGCAATTTTAACTGTTCGAGATACTGGGGTTGGGTTTCCCGTTGAAGACAGAAGCCGCTTGTTGGAGCCATATGTAACAACACGCGAGACGGGGGTTGGTCTCGGTTTGGCGATTGTAAGTCGTATTGTCGAAGATCATGGCGGCGAAATAACCCTAGGGGATAATGAATTAGCGGAATCTGGCGCACGTGTGAATATCAGTTTGCCACTTACCGTACTTAATGAAGATGAGGAATTAACCCCCTCAAGTGAAGGAGTAGCATGA
- a CDS encoding sigma 54-interacting transcriptional regulator, with the protein MSGPTVLVADDDSSVRLVVSQTLAQEGYHVRSTNTASTLWKWIEAGEGDLLITDVYMPDESIFDIMPKIRQERPELPIIVISGQSTVLTATMASDHGVYDYMPKPFDIDVLADSVKRALQKRSLKGIEPASRKAEKDEALPLIGRSTPMQNVYRVIARVMNTDLTVLIEGESGTGKDLCASAIHDLGKRKSGPFVAVSLAALQKEQVEADLFGVNIDGEASSPGRVGEANGGTLYLDEVGDMPLEAQTRLLRFLQDGQYSSHGGGPVRQSDARIIASTKHDLRNLVEQGLFREDLYYRLNVVSLSLPPLRERKEDILELAAAFLVRAKREGLPEKQLDKSAYDLLSAYDWPGNVRELENLIRRLAALSPEPVISAREIEREMRSGTKPETKTDAFEAEVEALLSRHFMARLSIANESEGTIYQNVIEQVERPLLKLALAATNGNKVRAASLLGLNRNTLRSKINSLEISDEE; encoded by the coding sequence GTGAGTGGTCCTACAGTATTAGTCGCAGATGACGACTCGAGCGTACGTTTAGTTGTCAGCCAAACCCTCGCTCAAGAAGGGTATCACGTTAGATCGACAAACACAGCGTCAACACTGTGGAAGTGGATTGAGGCAGGAGAAGGAGATTTGTTAATTACAGATGTCTATATGCCTGATGAATCAATCTTCGATATAATGCCGAAAATCCGCCAAGAGCGGCCTGAATTGCCTATTATCGTTATAAGCGGACAAAGCACCGTATTAACAGCAACAATGGCATCTGATCATGGCGTTTACGATTATATGCCAAAGCCATTTGATATTGATGTATTGGCAGATTCTGTAAAACGCGCGCTTCAAAAGCGGTCATTGAAAGGAATTGAACCCGCTAGCCGGAAGGCAGAAAAAGACGAAGCACTTCCATTAATTGGGCGCTCTACACCTATGCAAAACGTGTATCGTGTAATTGCGCGGGTGATGAATACAGATTTAACGGTGTTGATTGAAGGTGAAAGTGGTACTGGTAAAGATCTATGTGCGAGTGCCATTCATGACCTTGGAAAAAGAAAGTCTGGTCCTTTCGTTGCGGTTAGTCTCGCCGCTTTACAAAAAGAACAAGTTGAAGCTGATCTTTTTGGGGTAAATATTGATGGTGAGGCATCTTCTCCCGGACGTGTCGGCGAAGCAAACGGTGGAACACTTTATCTCGACGAGGTAGGTGATATGCCATTGGAAGCTCAAACCCGATTGCTCAGATTTTTACAAGATGGACAATACTCCTCACATGGCGGTGGTCCTGTTCGACAATCAGATGCAAGAATCATTGCTTCAACAAAGCACGATCTTCGCAATCTTGTAGAACAAGGGTTATTTCGAGAAGACCTGTATTACAGGCTAAATGTTGTCTCTCTATCTCTTCCACCTCTTCGTGAAAGAAAGGAAGACATTTTAGAGCTTGCCGCTGCGTTCTTAGTACGCGCAAAAAGAGAAGGTTTACCAGAAAAGCAACTTGATAAATCTGCGTATGACCTTTTGTCAGCCTATGATTGGCCTGGTAACGTTCGAGAATTGGAAAACCTGATCCGCCGCCTTGCTGCTTTGAGTCCGGAACCAGTAATATCCGCCCGAGAAATTGAACGAGAAATGCGTTCTGGAACAAAACCAGAGACAAAAACGGATGCATTTGAGGCTGAGGTAGAGGCGTTATTGTCTAGACATTTCATGGCAAGGCTAAGTATTGCAAATGAATCTGAAGGTACGATTTATCAAAATGTAATTGAGCAAGTTGAACGTCCTCTTTTGAAGTTGGCGCTTGCTGCAACGAATGGAAATAAGGTTCGCGCTGCTTCATTACTTGGGTTAAACAGGAACACTTTAAGATCTAAAATCAATAGCTTAGAGATTTCTGATGAAGAATAA
- a CDS encoding two-component system sensor histidine kinase NtrB, with the protein MSTKMTLSEQILDTLPVAALSVNLDGIIEFANPMAETLLCQSIALLKGNPLEKLTAKDSPIVDLIHRAAKDGGTVFARNIVLSGPFISPIHIDATAALSQNEDIIAVSLSPTAHQADHESKSQSAAMAEVARILGHEVKNPLAGIVGAAQLLARQARNDQMSMLTLIKEEGARIGRLVDRFAAFETFFRPRPTMTNIHQVLDRIMEMSSASFAENVKLTFRFDPSLPDIFVDPDHIHEACLNLVKNAAEAITDTRDNGHIHIETRYRAGVSMRHGKGEKITRSGAIEVSIKDNGPGVPKSVADKIFTPFFSTKQSGEGIGLTVVAEIISAHGGFVELDNSSTGACFKLLLPITKSKT; encoded by the coding sequence ATGTCAACTAAAATGACCTTATCTGAACAAATCCTTGATACGCTTCCTGTAGCTGCGCTCAGTGTAAATTTAGATGGCATCATTGAATTTGCCAACCCCATGGCAGAAACTCTGCTTTGCCAAAGCATTGCACTTCTTAAAGGCAATCCTCTTGAAAAATTAACTGCAAAAGATTCTCCGATAGTTGATTTGATTCATAGAGCTGCGAAAGATGGAGGAACTGTATTTGCTAGAAACATCGTATTATCAGGCCCATTTATCTCACCAATTCATATTGATGCGACTGCCGCTCTGTCTCAAAACGAAGATATTATTGCGGTAAGCCTTTCGCCAACAGCCCATCAAGCGGATCATGAATCAAAAAGTCAATCAGCCGCTATGGCTGAGGTAGCTAGAATACTGGGACACGAAGTCAAAAACCCTCTTGCTGGTATAGTGGGTGCCGCGCAATTACTCGCGCGTCAGGCTCGCAATGACCAAATGTCTATGCTGACTTTGATTAAGGAAGAGGGCGCTAGGATAGGGCGCCTTGTTGATCGATTCGCTGCATTTGAAACGTTTTTCAGACCTCGGCCTACCATGACGAATATTCACCAAGTTCTAGATAGAATTATGGAAATGTCATCTGCAAGTTTTGCGGAGAACGTAAAACTAACTTTCAGATTTGATCCGTCATTGCCCGATATTTTCGTTGACCCAGACCATATACATGAAGCTTGTTTGAACCTCGTCAAAAATGCTGCTGAAGCCATCACAGACACTAGGGACAATGGGCATATTCACATAGAGACTCGATATCGTGCGGGCGTGAGTATGCGTCATGGAAAAGGGGAAAAAATCACCCGGTCAGGTGCTATAGAAGTTTCGATCAAAGACAATGGCCCCGGTGTACCAAAATCTGTTGCGGATAAAATTTTCACCCCATTTTTCTCAACTAAACAATCAGGCGAAGGGATAGGCCTGACAGTTGTTGCTGAAATTATATCAGCTCATGGCGGATTTGTAGAACTTGACAATTCTTCTACAGGAGCATGCTTTAAGCTGTTGCTGCCTATAACAAAATCAAAAACATAA
- a CDS encoding tRNA dihydrouridine synthase: protein MISVGDVEINDAVFLAPMSGATDAPFRRQASRFGAPVVITEMIAGSELATGRQDMVWRITKPENTFPFVVQLAGRDPKWMYEAARISASAGADIIDINMGCPSRQVTGGQSGAALMRDLDLARELIIAAREGGGLPVSVKMRLGWDDDTLNAPALAKICEEEHVKLITVHGRTRCQFYTGKADWNKVKEVKLASNLPLIVNGDIDSSKTAKQAILLSQADGVMIGRAALGRPWLLGKIASDLANRPYIEPTWSEKLSSLCEQVSDSVLLYGDRLGVRVFRKHLAAFIDYSKEIRLNTEDRNELRGRFCRISSENDVISAITSLEAPKTAICRTEELV, encoded by the coding sequence GCTACCGATGCGCCGTTTCGTCGCCAAGCGTCAAGGTTTGGTGCTCCTGTCGTTATAACTGAAATGATAGCAGGTTCAGAATTGGCCACAGGTCGTCAAGACATGGTCTGGCGAATAACGAAACCTGAAAACACTTTTCCCTTCGTTGTGCAATTGGCAGGTCGAGACCCTAAATGGATGTATGAAGCGGCAAGAATAAGTGCTTCAGCAGGTGCAGACATAATCGATATCAATATGGGTTGTCCATCGCGGCAGGTAACAGGCGGTCAGTCTGGCGCGGCTTTGATGCGAGATCTTGATTTGGCGCGTGAACTAATCATTGCGGCACGTGAAGGTGGTGGACTACCCGTGAGTGTGAAAATGCGTCTGGGGTGGGACGATGACACCTTAAATGCTCCAGCCTTGGCCAAAATATGCGAAGAAGAACACGTTAAACTTATCACAGTGCATGGTCGTACGCGATGTCAGTTTTATACTGGGAAAGCTGACTGGAATAAAGTAAAAGAGGTCAAATTAGCATCGAATTTGCCGCTTATCGTGAATGGTGACATAGATTCATCTAAAACAGCCAAACAAGCTATTTTATTATCACAAGCCGATGGTGTGATGATTGGAAGAGCAGCTTTGGGACGGCCTTGGTTGCTTGGTAAAATAGCTTCCGACTTGGCTAACCGTCCCTACATTGAGCCAACTTGGTCTGAAAAATTGAGTTCTTTATGTGAACAAGTGTCTGATAGTGTTTTGCTTTATGGAGACCGGTTAGGTGTTAGAGTTTTTAGAAAGCACCTCGCGGCTTTTATAGATTATTCCAAAGAAATTCGACTAAACACTGAAGATAGAAATGAGCTTAGGGGACGGTTTTGCCGCATCAGCTCAGAAAATGATGTCATTTCAGCAATTACGTCTTTGGAAGCTCCTAAAACTGCCATTTGTAGAACTGAGGAGCTTGTTTAA